A genome region from Solanum pennellii chromosome 12, SPENNV200 includes the following:
- the LOC114075285 gene encoding uncharacterized protein LOC114075285: MFVASTPDAVEFRKNIRAYNSIFAFTSFGVNLDKELASAKKGVYTFRAQGQIYHDLPSLLPRDNNPCYFQLYFFDTDNELTNRLSKVNEGILSDHIATKIKQVMESNPYAQIFCQLKNQTSFHNLQLRIAANASLDQRVYNRPSVSQVAAIWIDGNNPNIPFDREIIVHEHSGYKHRVKHYFGCYDPLQYPLLFPRGEGGWHQGIRKQSKRLPHRRSAHSPPILNDIPTFISADAILANEDQEVRRETKGNVSCREYYCYKLQLRETERSVLLLCGRLLQQFVVDMYIKLETTRLEYFRKEQSNFRREVYQGIVDSVSSGECRGDRIGQRILLPSSFIGGPRDMKKRYMDAMALVQHFGRPDLFITMTCNPDWIEIQQELRPGQTPQDRPDLVTRVFRAKLQDLKEQIFKKEIFGIVVAHVFVVEFQKRGLPHIHLLLILKEGHKIKSGDQYDRFISAEIPDKYEYPILHKLVLKHMMHGPCGNKRPTNTCMQNGQCKYHYPRPYNNKSIQAKDGYPIYKRRMDGRIEIVRGMHMTNQWVVPYSPYLLTRYNCHINVEVCSGVKAIKYLYKYIYKGHDRCAVYVQSDDGENVIDEIQTFQDARWVSPPEALWRIYEFNLTEMQPAVINLQLHLPEKHSVFYWKNQNLKNLIAWDGVKQTMLTEYFRMCSIDSEAKTYLYREFPKYYVWNSKVKTWTKRKTRSVIGRIAIANPREGERYYERLLLNHVRGPLSFNDLLTVNGKQCQTFKEAAKERGLLESDNSISECMREAVVFKMPFALRSLFATILVHCNPTDIRKLWDTYYEDMSEDFSRLYGNSHNTILQSTLNSINNCLQSMGKSIDIYDIPQLDHNFLEVGSSECREINEEMSVQIPPEDIDAQSQLNPEQHHAFTKIMQTINAGTTAIFFVDGPGGTGKTYLYRALLANVRSRGMIGLATATSGVAASILPGGRTAHSRFEIPLQTSESTMTNMSKQSGVAKLIRKAKVIIWDEAPMAKRQTIETVDRSFRDIMDIDKPFGGKVMVFGGDFRQVLPVVPKSTRAEIVNASLVKSYLWPLMEKIQFTRNMRARTDPTFSEFLLRVGNGDEPTIRENLILLPEQLTIKHSKDEIPEESIIKEIFQNLQENAATTKYVTERAILASRNDHVDKINNKLISQFPGESKIFNSFDSAEDDTNNYYQEEYLNTLTPNGLPPHRLELKENAPIMLLRNLDPSSGLCNGTRMICRGFSQNVLHAEISSGHSATKHVFLPRIQLSPPENEGYPFKFIRKQFPIRLCFAMTINKAQGQTIHNVGLYLPQHVFSHGQLYVALSRGISMSTTKVFVLTEQPKCQNGTYTKNIVYKEV, from the exons ATGTTTGTGGCATCTACTCCAGACGCGGTAGAGTTTCGCAAAAATATTCGTGCATATAATAGTATCTTTGCTTTTACATCTTTTGGTGTTAACCTGGATAAGGAACTAGCATCTGCAAAAAAAGGAGTATACACATTCAGGGCACAAGGTCAAATTTATCATGATCTACCATCGTTGCTACCACGTGATAACAATCCATGTTACTTCCAACTATACTTCTTTGATACAGACAACGAATTGACGAACAGGCTATCGAAGGTGAATGAAGGAATTCTTTCAGACCATATTGCAACAAAAATCAAACAGGTAATGGAGAGTAACCCATATGCACAAATATTTTGCCAATTAAAAAACCAAACAAGTTTCCACAATTTACAACTTCGTATTGCTGCAAATGCCTCTTTGGATCAACGAGTGTACAACAGACCCTCGGTAAGTCAAGTAGCAGCAATTTGGATCGATGGAAACAATCCAAATATACCTTTTGATCGAGAAATAATTGTTCATGAGCACTCAGGGTACAAACATAGAGTAAAACACTATTTTGGTTGTTATGACCCTCTTCAATATCCTTTGTTATTCCCAAGAGGTGAAGGTGGATGGCATCAAGGAATAAGAAAACAGAGCAAAAGACTGCCTCACAGAAGAAGTGCTCACTCACCACCTATACTCAATGATATTCCAACATTCATATCAGCTGATGCAATATTAGCCAACGAGGATCAAG AAGTCCGCCGTGAGACAAAGGGAAATGTTTCTTGCAGAGAGTACTATTGTTATAAGCTACAACTACGAGAAACAGAGAGGTCAGTATTACTACTATGTGGAAGATTACTACAACAATTTGTGGTTGACATGTACATAAAATTGGAAACCACAAGGCTAGAATATTTCAGAAAGGAACAATCAAATTTTAGAAGAGAGGTTTATCAAGGTATTGTTGATAGTGTCAGCTCGGGAGAATGCAGGGGAGACAGAATTGGGCAAAGAATACTACTTCCATCATCTTTTATTGGGGGGCCACGAGATATGAAAAAACGCTATATGGATGCAATGGCTTTGGTACAGCATTTTGGTAGACCAGATCTGTTTATAACAATGACGTGCAATCCTGACTGGATTGAAATCCAACAAGAATTGCGCCCCGGACAAACTCCTCAAGATAGACCTGACTTGGTAACAAGAGTATTCAGAGCTAAGTTGCAGGATCTAAAAGAACAAATtttcaagaaagaaatatttggaaTTGTTGTTGCTCATGTATTCGTGGTAGAATTTCAAAAACGAGGACTACCACACATACACCTACTTCTCATATTAAAAGAAGGACACAAGATCAAATCAGGAGATCAGTACGATAGGTTTATCTCAGCAGAGATTCCAGATAAATATGAGTATCCTATATTGCATAAATTAGTGCTCAAACATATGATGCATGGTCCATGTGGAAACAAACGTCCAACAAACACATGCATGCAAAATGGACAGTGTAAATATCATTATCCAAGGCCATACAACAACAAATCAATCCAAGCAAAGGATGGATATCcaatttataaaagaagaaTGGATGGAAGAATAGAGATTGTTCGTGGAATGCATATGACAAATCAATGGGTAGTACCTTATAGCCCTTATCTGCTTACAAGATACAATTGTCACATTAATGTTGAGGTTTGCTCAGGAGTCAAAGCAATAAAGTAtctatacaagtatatatataaaggacaTGATCGGTGTGCAGTTTATGTTCAGTCTGATGATGGTGAAAATGTTATTGACGAAATACAAACATTTCAAGATGCGCGATGGGTCTCACCGCCTGAAGCACTATGGAGAATATATGAATTCAACTTGACTGAAATGCAACCTGCAGTCATCAACCTTCAACTACATTTGCCAGAAAAACATTCAG TGTTTTActggaaaaatcaaaatttaaaaaatctcatCGCCTGGGATGGTGTCAAGCAAACAATGTTGACCGAATATTTCAGAATGTGCTCAATTGACTCTGAAGCAAAAACATATCTTTATAGAGAATTTCCAAAGTATTATGTTTGGAATTCAAAGGTAAAGACTTGGACAAAAAGGAAAACAAGATCTGTAATTGGTCGCATTGCAATCG CTAATCCTCGAGAAGGGGAAAGATATTATGAGCGGTTGTTACTAAACCATGTAAGGGGACCATTGTCATTCAACGACCTACTCACGGTCAATGGCAAGCAATGTCAAACCTTCAAAGAAGCAGCCAAAGAAAGAGGGTTACTTGAGTCTGACAACAGTATATCAGAATGTATGAGAGAGGCTGTTGTTTTCAAAATGCCATTCGCTCTTAGAAGTTTGTTTGCTACAATTTTGGTTCATTGTAACCCAACGGATATTAGAAAACTCTGGGATACTTATTATGAGGATATGTCAGAGGACTTCAGCAGGCTATATGGCAACTCACACAATACTATACTACAGTCTACTCTGAATAGTATTAATAATTGCTTGCAGAGTATGGGCAAAAGCATAGACATATATGACATTCCTCAACTAGATCACAATTTCCTCGAAGTTGGTTCATCAGAATGTagagaaataaatgaagaaatgtcCGTGCAAATACCACCAGAAGATATTGATGCACAGTCACAATTAAATCCAGAACAACATCAtgcttttacaaaaataatgcaAACAATCAATGCTGGAACAACTGCAATATTCTTTGTGGATGGACCCGGGGGAACTGGAAAAACATACCTATATCGTGCATTACTTGCTAATGTTAGATCAAGAGGTATGATAGGTTTGGCAACAGCAACCAGTGGTGTAGCTGCTTCAATCTTACCAGGAGGACGTACAGCACACTCAAGGTTTGAGATCCCTCTTCAAACAAGTGAATCAACTATGACAAACATGTCAAAGCAAAGTGGTGTTGCCAAATTGATTAGAAAAGCAAAAGTGATTATATGGGATGAAGCACCAATGGCCAAACGACAAACAATAGAAACAGTCGATAGGAGCTTCAGAGACATAATGGACATCGATAAACCATTCGGCGGAAAAGTCATGGTTTTTGGAGGAGATTTTCGGCAGGTGTTACCAGTAGTTCCAAAATCAACTCGAGCAGAAATTGTAAATGCAAGCTTGGTCAAATCATATCTCTGGCCTTTGATGGAGAAGATTCAATTTACTAGAAATATGAGAGCAAGAACAGATCCAACATTTAGTGAGTTCTTACTTCGAGTGGGTAACGGTGATGAACCAAcaataagagaaaatttaaTCCTCCTCCCAGAACAATTAACAATCAAACATTCCAAGGATGAAATTCCAGAAGAATCCataataaaagagatatttcaaAACCTGCAAGAAAATGCtgcaacaacaaaatatgtcACTGAAAGAGCTATTTTAGCAAGCAGAAATGACCATGTGGATAAAATTAACAACAAGTTAATATCTCAATTCCCAGGTGAAAGCAAGATATTCAATAGCTTTGACTCAGCAGAAGATGACACCAACAACTATTACCAAGAAGAATATCTAAATACTTTAACACCAAATGGTCTCCCACCACATAG GTTAgaattgaaggaaaatgcaCCTATCATGTTGCTAAGGAATTTGGACCCTTCAAGTGGCTTATGCAACGGCACACGAATGATATGTCGAGGTTTCTCTCAAAATGTCCTGCATGCAGAAATATCAAGTGGTCATTCTGCAACAAAACATGTGTTTCTTCCAAGAATACAACTATCACCACCAGAAAATGAAGGATATCCATTTAAATTCATTCGAAAGCAATTCCCCATACGCCTTTGTTTTGCAATGACTATAAATAAAGCTCAAGGTCAAACAATTCACAATGTTGGTTTGTATTTGCCCCAACATGTTTTCTCACATGGTCAATTGTACGTGGCGCTATCAAGAGGGATATCTATGTCCACAACAAAAGTATTTGTCCTAACAGAGCAACCCAAATGTCAAAATGGAACGTACACAAAGAACATCGTCTATAAGGAAGTTTAG
- the LOC107006003 gene encoding replication protein A 70 kDa DNA-binding subunit D-like has product MTSLEELENQCLPISKLKKYATEWVIKVLVIRRSLTKEYKNTNGEGIRWQLILVDEEGTKIQTTLFNKDVHAWNKSFQLNQSYYIINGKLNRPKPNFLSVHKELELAFMNNTEVVEDKSHFKTDQFSNGFITFDEAEKITNGSLFDVVCILLTVKALTGEGRSIRREVIVTNERYDRKVMTLWGDFAEIEGQMLQSLESEKPVLAFCDVKSSIYQGDFVLSTTPVSSLLINPQFEKANNLQKWNDNMKAEKIDISLMPSRLMQTARQVKISNILNGSLAIVKDMYYKFNATVTDIDSNTDPWYPGCNKCYKRVTVINSVATCTYCRAEDVDYEARYRLKIDVTAEDQFLSITMFDAAKYYFGCNVKEYVLSTSEKKEQSPYYRKMVLSKGKEFSILVKIDRKFPDVDTNMNVIAMEIHEVSKKLPPDQTKVKIPITKQRSKRTKILSDDEKMKGIVAGIPHIEKDIAAVETDIENPHKKNTCKRTNNIKQVIADDNPQKLRIHEVEKHIVLDESDDEAPLIQLQRKRTRKVKGKNIMPYPMEKKIKEEKNNI; this is encoded by the exons ATGACAAGTCTAGAAGAGCTCGAGAACCAGTGCCTACCAATTAGCAAGTTGAAGAAATATGCAACAGAATGGGTTATTAAAGTCTTAGTCATTCGTCGGAGTTTAACAAAAgagtataaaaatacaaatggtGAAGGTATTCGTTGGCAACTGATATTAGTCGATGAAGAG GGTACAAAAATACAAACCACTCTTTTCAACAAAGATGTTCATGCATGGAATAAGTCTTTTCAACTTAATCAAAGTTACTACATTATAAATGGAAAATTAAATCGACCTAAACCAAACTTCTTATCCGTACATAAGGAGCTCGAACTAGCATTTATGAACAACACCGAGGTCGTTGAGGACAAAAGTCATTTTAAGACTGATCAATTTTCAAATGGATTTATTACATTTGATGAAGCTGAAAAAATCACTAATGGAAGTTTGTTTG ATGTGGTGTGTATTTTACTCACAGTAAAAGCACTAACTGGAGAAGGACGAAGCATTAGACGCGAAGTAATCGTTACAAACGAAAG GTATGATCGAAAAGTCATGACTTTATGGGGAGACTTTGCTGAAATCGAAGGTCAAATGTTACAAAGCCTTGAAAGTGAAAAACCAGTTCTTGCCTTTTGTGAtgtaaaatcatcaatttatcaAG GGGATTTTGTCCTTTCCACAACTCCTGTTAGTAGTTTGCTTATAAATCCACAATTTGAAAAAGCGAACAATCTCCAAAAATG GAATGACAACATGAAGGCAGAAAAGATTGACATAAGTCTAATGCCAAGCAGACTGATGCAAACTGCCCGTCAAGTGaaaattagtaatattttaaatggTTCACTTGCCATTGTGAAG GACATGTACTATAAGTTCAATGCTACGGTTACTGACATTGACAGTAACACCGACCCATGGTATCCTGGTTGCAACAAATGCTACAAGCGAGTTACTGTTATAAATAGTGTTGCAACTTGTACCTACTGTAGAGctgaagatgttgattatgagGCGAG ATATCGGTTAAAGATTGATGTCACTGCTGAGGATCAATTTCTAAGCATTACAATGTTTGATGCTGCAAAATACTATTTTGGTTGTAACGTAAAAGAGTATGTTCTCTCTACATCTGAAAAG AAAGAACAATCACCATACTATCGCAAGATGGTATTGAGTAAAGGGAAAGAATTCAGTATACTTGTTAAGATTGATCGTAAATTCCCAGATGTTGACACAAACATGAATGTGATAGCTATGGAGATACATGAGGTTTCCAAAAAATTACCACCAGATCAAACCAAGGTTAAAATTCCAATTACAAAACAAAGAAGCAAGAGGACGAAGATACTAAGTgatgatgaaaaaatgaaaggaaTAGTTGCAGGCATACCTCATATTGAAAAAGATATTGCAGCAGTTGAAACTGACATTGAAAatccacacaaaaaaaatacatgcaaGAGGACTAACAACATTAAGCAAGTCATTGCAGATGATAATCCACAGAAATTGAGGATACATGAGGTAGAAAAACATATTGTACTAGATGAAAGTGACGACGAAGCCCCACTAATTCAACTACAAAGAAAAAGGACCAGGAAGGTTAAAGGAAAAAACATCATGCCCTATCCGATGGAAAAGAAGatcaaagaggaaaaaaataatatataa
- the LOC107006187 gene encoding uncharacterized protein LOC107006187, producing MSQISVNIDEVDICKCGYYCRLKTSRTPLNPGRRFFGCKSSKENGGCGYFRWIDPSLENVDESSSMNRLIDGQNPIDRLKRKVKELEEEKDSLKFQLNESEVKLMVLNKKLKEVKLQRDWENVKFNRIVIVFLCLLTIKWFFNIL from the exons ATGTCGCAAATTTCAGTAAATATCGATGAAGTTGATATATGCAAGTGTGGTTATTATTGTCGACTGAAAACTTCGAGGACTCCTTTGAACCCAGGTCGTCGATTTTTTGGATGCAAATCATCAAAg GAAAATGGTGGATGTGGATATTTTAGATGGATTGATCCGTCGCTTGAAAATGTTGATGAATCATCCTCAATGAATAGACTCATAGACGGTCAAAATCCGATTGATCGACTAAAGAGAAAAGTGaaagagcttgaagaagaaaaagattcttTGAAATTTCAATTGAATGAAAGTGAAGTGAAATTGATGGTATTGAACAAGAAGCTTAAGGAAGTTAAACTCCAAAGGGATTGGGAAAATGTCAAATTTAATCGAATTgtgattgtttttctttgtctaCTAACTATTAAATGgttctttaatattttgtaG